Within Spinacia oleracea cultivar Varoflay chromosome 4, BTI_SOV_V1, whole genome shotgun sequence, the genomic segment ATACCTCGATTTGGAAAGAATGTTCTGGTAAAAATGTGTTCATGGCATAGGTTATTGTGAGAGTAGTATGAGACCTAGCCGTATATTGTCTGAAGCAGAATTACCAGGTTTAATGGGCTTGCAATCAACTCCTTGTCTGTAAACATAGTTGATGTTGGCCTGCATGCATTAGTGGCCTCTTGTTTTGGCACACACTTCCTTTTGGTTGGATCAGGTAGGGCTGTAGAGGCTTAGGGCTTGGGCAGTAGACCTGGGCAGCACGATATGCCCACAATTATTCTTGGACCCCCAACAGGCTTAAGACAGGGAATTGGGAAATCACCGAGTTTAGATCATACGTACTGGTTGGACAACCAGATCAGCCTACATTCTCCAGGCACCAACCATTGAAAATGTACAACTAAATTAGCCTACAAATTTAGTAGTTAATGCGGAACATCATAGGACAAGAGAAAACACCAAAACCTGACTGCATCAATAGAAGAAGTGAAGTGTGCCCTCGAAGTGAGGAAACTCAGCTCTCTCTGGGTAATGCGGCAATGAGGCAATGCAGCTATGAGAAAATTTAGTACGTATGAAACTAATCTCAGCTACTCCATCTCCTTCATACCATTGCATTTGGAAATTACCTCTTGAACCGCTTTCCTATAGATGGCTGACATTTTGGTCTGTTTTCCTTCAATCATATGAAGATTCCTTGATTTTTCCATGTATGATATAATGCTGCAGCCAATGTTCCTTGAGGAGTACCATTATAGAAGTCCTCCCCTTGTATCAGCTTACTGTCTATGTACACTCTTGCCAGTCTGTTGGGTGTTCAGAGTCTTCAGACTATTTACCAAATATTAGTGATTACAATTTTTCTCACCTTTTTTCTCTTTTAATATTCTCATTATTGGCTATTTCAGTGACCCTGAAACTGATCAGGGTTGGTAACCCTTCCCATCAGGACATTACCCTAAGTTGAGTTCAGTGTTTGGTCAGGTGGGGAGGGGGGGTGGTTAGATGGAGTTTCTGAAGGAATAAGGATCATGTTTCCTTGACTATGTTCAGTAGTTTAATTGCCAAATCTGCCCCTTCCCCAACGCACAAACACAAGAGGGTGGTGAAGAGTTTCAAGTGTCGAGAGTGTGCTCTATGCAGACTTCTGTTCCTTTCAACTTTTACTCTGGTTTTCCTTATTGCTATGATATACATGGTTGTAAATACTTAAAACCAGAAGTGCTATGCAAGTATTCTTATAGAAGTGTTATCCCTCCCCTTGGAGTACCTTTTTCCTTGCCATTTCGGTGATGTAAATCTGTGGCCTACTGAGTCAAGTTTGACAGAGAAGGTGAGGATCGGGGATGAATACAGGGTAGGATAAGGCTGTAGACGAGGCGATGAGCTACACATCATTTAATATACACTCATACATAATACTTCACTTCTAAATAAAATTTGGATCAAATTTGATTGGCTAAGTAAGTAAGCAAAGGTGATTATTGTTCATCATCCTGCACTGAAAGGTTTGTCCATTATGGTCATTCTTCTTGACCAGAAGTAGTGGAAGCACCGATGAAAGAAAGAGGGAGGTAGAGGCCCTTGCATGGGAGAAAGTGTGTAGAGACTTTTCCCGAGGACTAGGGCTTGACTAACGTCCGTCACCTGCACCTACCCATTTCACTTCACCTGAAGAAAATTGCATAGATGGAAGAAAAACacagaatttctgaatttgtCTTCGTATACTGCTACACGGCTACACCTTACTgtttaatattttcatttttctagTCATCATATATGTAACAAATTTATCGTTTGTGAAGGTTTGGGCATCAAACTAATTGTGATTATTTTGGCTTCTGATAATTCTTTTGGTAGGTTTTAAGAAGATACTTTAAGGTTGACAATGAACTGCGTGAACCTGTGACAAAAGATGAGATAATTGCAGAGGTATGATTCTGCTCTTGCCCCCCCTCCCAAATTTAAAATATGGCAAACTATAGTTGATTGATTACCTTGTTGAGCTGTTGCTTCAGTTATATTCTGATGCGGTTCTACTGTTATTGTCTGAATCTGTTACTGTCTTCCATTTACACATTAGGAGATGATTTATCAAAGTTGAAATAACACAATTTTTTCAGGTGGCTAGACAACTTTCTGTACAAGTTGAACCTGAAAACCTCCATATGCCAAATCCTCTGTCGTCTTTGGGGGAGCATGAGATACCACTTCGCTTGCCAAAGACCATCCCAATGCCTCAAGGAAAGGTTATGTGGACTCTCAAAGTTAAAGTTAGAAGAAAGTGATCTgacctgatctgatctgattttccTGTCTTAGCTTAGATCCAATTCAGACAATTATACATGTTTGAAGATAGTATGGTAATTTCTTTAGGTAACCTCTGCCATCTAAGAATTAGTAGTTTGATTAGatatttcttccatttgaacCTACTTCTTTTTTAGTATATGGCCTTAGAGTTGTATTCAACAAATCACAAATCACCAATAATTGTTCTGTCagtgatctgatctgatttttctGTCTTAGCTTAGATCCAATTGAGGCGATTATACGCTATTTTCTATACTATCCTCGGATTTTCATCTCTCATTGCAACTTCTGCTATCCTCGGATTTTCATCTCTCATTGCAACTTCTGCCATCTAAGAAGTCGGATTTCGAATAGATATTCAACAAATCACCAATAATTGTTCTGCCATGGATTCATGGTATAAACTCAATGTCTATTCTGAATTTCTGAGAAATTTATTGCACTTATAGTCGTGAATTGTTTGTGCTAATGCGCAATATTATTTATAAAGACACATCAAAGTAAAACAGAATCATTATTTTTACAACATTATTTTATATTTACAGATACTACAAAAACATTGAGTTACAAACAACTCAAAAACATTTTACAGATACATTTTATATTTACAACTCAAAAGCATTCATTGAGTTACAAACAACTCAAAAAACATTTTACAACATTATTTTATATTTACAGATACTGGAGTACAAAATAGCTTGCAAATacaatgaaaattaaaaatttaaggaTTCAAGAAATATCCCTCAACTAAAGTTGGTTTCTTCTCATCTTGTTCCTCATTATCTCCTTCATCATTCTTGTCCTTAATCTCCAACCCCCTTAACCCATCCAGACAATCTCCACCATCTTTGCCGCCCTCTCCGCTAGCCACCATCACATCACTCGCCGGCTCACCATTTCCACCAAAACCGCCGCCCTTTCCGATAGCGCAGGCTCCCGGAGGTCTAATCTCAGGTTCGATCCCCACCAACGCATCCGACGGCGCAGGTTTTTCTATCCAAGGATCACTGATACATCCGCCATCAACCTCGTCATTGTCGCCGGCGAAAACAGTGGCGGCGCGGGAGCCAACGACGGAGGCTGCTTTGAAGAAGGCTTCTTTGATGGATTCTGGAGGTAACGCGCAGTCTTCTAACCCGGCTTCCTCGAAGCTTGGTGGACGGATTTTTCGTAGGAAGGTGAGGTTTTCACCTGTGGCCTCCATTTTTAGGGAAGAGAGAAAAATTAGGAATTGAAGTTTGAAGAAAAGGGGGGAAATTGTTAGAGATGAGAAGAGtttatttgaatattttgctttgGGAAACGGACAAGCACTCTGTATTAATTATGGTTAGTTAATACTGGTATTTGGGCTTGAGTCGGTTAATAAGGCGGTTTGGGTAATTTGTGGGCGTATTTGCCCATAAAAAGAGACTAGTAGAGCAGGCAAAAATTGACCCAATCCAACTTGAACCCAACCTAACAATAAAGGGTTGAGTtaagattttcaacccgtttaattaaatggattAACTTAATCCAACCTGTTTAATTAAATAGCTTGGGCCAGGTTGAAATTTACAACTCGAAAATAATTTGTCTAACCCGTTTAAGTTCAAACAAGTATGTAATATAGATCTTTAGAATGTTATTTGAAATATTTTATTTCTCAATTTTCCttcaacattgaataattatttaacGTTTTGATTCATATTAAATATATATTGAAGTATTACTTTTTGCTATGAGATATGTCACAAAAAATAATCACCTTGTCAAATCAATTTACActtaaaagttgaaaaaaataaaattaaatgggtcaacttcaggtcaatccgtttatagttgggttgggttgggttgaaaatctcaacccgtttaattaaacaggtcTAGTTGAGTTGGGAACTCTTAACCCGCTTATAAATGGGTCGACTCGATTTCGATACCCAACCCTACTCATTGCCAGCTCTACGTGAAAGTGCCCGTTACACGCGCATACTCATTATCTACTAGTCTTATACTCTTATATGCATGCGATATaatcaaaaataaattgaaatgtcTAGATATAGTCTCTCcgtttttcattcttttttaGATGATATAATTTGACTTTtaacactattcatataatctactttgactatcaaTTATAATTATGAGGTCTTGTTATAATCATCTCATTGTATAGAtttataatatcaattttttttttatagatttTACTTATTGATAGACGtagagaagaagaaaattagGGAAGATATCACTGTTTCACATGGATTACGTAGATCACTCTATATGGCCACACAGGTACTCGTGAGTCGTAGGAGAAAAAGTGTAAtttgtaattaaaaaaaacacggTAAATAATTTGTTGCATTTAAAGGCTGAAGTACGGCTGCCTTCAAGAACAACAAAGCTGCATCATAACAACTTAAAATCAATATCTATGTCATGTAGTTACCTACTATTGCAACTCAATTTTGCAACACCTTGGCCTTAACTTCGATTTCTAGGTGACACACCATTTctttttaattaatgtttttcaTCTTCATTTTACTAGCATTACATTTTTGTGGCATTTTTCTGGAAATTCTTTTGTCCAATATTAATTTTCTATTGTTCTGGGTATCTTGATATATGACCAAACAATTGTATTTGGACTGAATTACTTTTCTTTCCTTCAAAATaaaattgatttaaattttattccctacaaaaaataattttattctCTTTCTGTTCATTGGCTATTGAGCACACTTTaaatatagaaaaaataattgtAATAGTGTCAAGTGGATTTTAACTCAAGGGTCTAAACTAGAGTAACTAAAGGGACTAATCTTTTGTATGTTTGGGTTAAATTTGACCGGAAAATGAATAGTAGGTCCTTAACGgtggaaaaaaaaaagtgcaggtcccaaacggtgaaaaTTGTGAAATGTTGGACCCCAACTTTATGCTTAACTCAAAAAGAGACCATACTAAATCAGCACTTATCACAGGTTAGCTATGCACATAGGTTATCGCGTGAGCGGTTGAACTTGAGCCAAGTCAACAAGGATTATGATTTATGACTAGCTTGGCTACCCTTAGCTGAGTTGTGTATTGGCAATACCTTTGCACCTTTATTCCCTATTTTCCTGGTAGGCGGACAGAAGTTTACAAACAAGGGAATAGATGATTGATTAGTCTCCTTAAATTCCATCAAAACAAGGGCTCAAAGTAGAATGAAAATGCAGGTTGATAAGCACATATTAGTCATTCTCCTTAGGAATAGAATGACTTCATCCTAATCTGGGATAAAGGATCAACAAAATAACTTTaatctttaaaaaataaaaaaaataaaaaattaataaaaaaataataataaaaaaaataaaaaattaataaaaaaaataaaaaactaataaaaaaaataaaaaaataaaaaaaataaaaaaaataaaaactaataaaaaactaataaaaaaaataaaaaaataaaaaaataaaaaaaataaaaaaaataaaaaaataaaaaactaataaaaaaaataaaaaactaataaaaaaaataaaaaactaataaaaaaataaaaaactaataaaaaaaataaaaaaataaaaaaattaaaatgttaGTCCCGGCGGGGCTCGAACCCGCGACCTTCGGCTCATAAGACCAacgctctaaccaactgagctacgGGACTTGATTGTTTACTCTGTGAgataaatatatataatattaaaCTTTAGTTTCTCTATCGTGGGTTCTAAAATGAAGAGGACCAGAAGCCCAAGCAGATTCCCAACCAAGTTTGGGCCGAATTGCATAGCCCATCAAATTCTGTCTCGCTTTTTCCaattcctttttctttctcatACGACACCATCTATTACTCTATATACTAAaatagacaccaggaatgacacgtgtcaattcttagtgcgattttttccgccaaaaatatttttattttttattttttttaatctcttAACAAAATCCTTAAAATGGGTATTGAATATTCAGCGAGAGATTTTAGTGAGTGGTTTCAGCGAAAGAATAAGGAAAGATTTTAGCGATTTGTTTCAATTAATGGTCAAATCAACGCCTTTaataatttgtttccttttttttataagaTTACCTATTACAAATCAGCGCCTATCATTCTTAATAGGTACATAATTTTCATATCAACGCTTTaataatttgtttccttttttttccccTCTTATACTCCTTAAAATGGGCACAATTATTAACATCACATAATATATTTCGCTGAACTATATATTTGTCAAAATAGATAATTTTTGTGGAACAAGAAATGATAATAGAGAATCGTATCTACGATAATCGTAATTAATGGTGCACGTTATGGAAATTACctattacataatatatttctCGGAGTTACATAGacatacaaaataaaaaatatttgacAAATCAACCGAAAATAAAGAGGAAATCGTGAATTGCCAAAATAAAGAGGAAACGACATTAGAGAATCGTAATCTACGGTGCACCTTATGGAAATTACctattacataatatatttctCGGAATTATATACatacaaaataaaaattctTTGGAAAATCAAACGAAAAATTTGCTACACGTTCAAATCTATGCCTGTCACGGGATGATAGAATATATTTGACATTTTtagattaataaataaaatctttGAGAATATCTCCATACAATATAAAAACCATGAAGGTGTACTATTAAAAGACCAAGAGTTCACTAATCATATTAttcttaaaataattttagagctTTCAGACCCTACATCTTCCGTCGTACACAAGAAGACGAATAGGGTCAACATGATTATTGATGGTGGAGGAAACCGGAAAGTTTACCACTCATTTTTGTTattcttttattgtttttgctaaTCGCCCGTAGTTCCTTACTCCTAACCAACTTACTCCTTAGTTccttacatttttatttttattgttatttttatcattttattttttagtttttatttttttaacgaGAGTACAACTCTGACCATTAGCCAAATGAGACTACCTAACCACAATTCTATGTCTTAGTTATTTTTAATACCaagttatttacatatttttattaaatattaataaaacaattatataaacttataattaatgttgatgttataaTCCCTGTGGTTATAGAGAATGGTGggatatataaaaaataaaaataaaaataaattataatctcCTTACATTTTGATTCAGCTAAGCTTCATCCATTCTCTCATAATTAGTGAGATTATGGGCTGTAATAACTTGGTGTCTTTCAAGCTTATTACATATGTAACTACAAGATACGACCAAACATGTTCACCTATTTCAAAATAATATCCGCTATTTACTTTTTAGTGATctatttaataatttttatactttcTTCCACTTTAGCTATAAAAAGTTTAGTGGTATAGAAAAATCAATTGttacaaaatatatttttaaggAGTaccttctaaattattttggattacCGTGCGTGGCACGAGTCCTAAACTAGTAATatagtaaataaaatataacaATGATATATAAAACCATTTATATAGTACCAAAATGCTCtctaaaaaaagttaaaaatctCTCTGGAAAACCCAACAGGAAATGAAAAATCTACATAAGAAAGAGATCTAATCCTACGTTCTAACAAGAAACTAAAGAGGAAAATAACACATATGATCTTTGATAGATCATCTGGTGAAGATGTACAGATGTAGGAACTGGAACAATCAagccaaaattcaaaaaaacatGGAGAAGAACTTCCTCCAAAAACTGGAGATCCTACCCCCCACCCTCCTTTAGGGATATGCACAAGGGACACAACCATGTACTGACTGAATTTCAACCTGAGAATCATTTAGATGAAGAGGATATTTCAGATGATGATGTTGGCCCGGAGGATTGGTCCCTTGATTACCGTTGTCCGATAACTTTACTCACTAacgaagaaaaaaagagaatgCGAAAGCCATGGAAGAACTCCCTTATTATCAAAATGTTCGATGGTAATCTAGGGTATATGGGCCTTATGCgcatatttaagaaaaaatggAGTATTTCCGTGGTGAACTTACATATATTGGTTGTAGGTACTTTATTGCTAGATTTACCAACGAGGCTGATTACAACTACGTAATCACACAAGGACCTTGGATGATCGATGACTGCTATCTCACCATTCGTAAATAGGTGCCAAACTTTGTCCCTAGCGAGGCCTCAATTAAGGTGCTAGCAGCATGGGTACGTATACCCAACTTGTTGGTTGAATAGTTTGATATTAATTTTCTGCACAAAATTGGCTCAAGAATTGGCATGGTATTGCGAGTAGACAGAACAACAACACAAGCAGAAATGGGCCAATTTACTAGAATCAGTGTAGAAGTTGACTTGACCAAACCACTGCTATCCAAATTCTAGCTGAAAGGTAAAGTTTGGAGGGTCCAGTATGAAGGCATTAAAATGGTCTGTTACAAATGTGGAGTCCTGGGACATGAAGAATCATCATGTCCCAAATTTCTTACTGAGAATTCAAATGACATAGAAATTATTAATACCAGATTGGAGGAGACTAGACTAGGTTATCAAACACCGTCCAAAAACCAGAAGACCTGGAGGATTTTGATTCTTGGATGTAAGTTAAGAAACCAGTTCTTAAGAGAGCACCTAGATTGGAACAAAACGAGCAGCCACCGAGCAACGGTCCCCCTGGTGGTGAGAAGGTGGCGGGTAAGCAAGACCAGAATAAGGGTAAACCCTCGAAGTAAAAACGAGCGAACAATCAGTCGCAAAGGAAGGGGGATCTAGATTTACAATCCTTGCTGACCAAGgaaatcagaaaaaaaaaaaaatcactatgATGGAGGATAATGAGGATTATTATGGAAA encodes:
- the LOC110801735 gene encoding uncharacterized protein; the encoded protein is MEATGENLTFLRKIRPPSFEEAGLEDCALPPESIKEAFFKAASVVGSRAATVFAGDNDEVDGGCISDPWIEKPAPSDALVGIEPEIRPPGACAIGKGGGFGGNGEPASDVMVASGEGGKDGGDCLDGLRGLEIKDKNDEGDNEEQDEKKPTLVEGYFLNP